A window from Thunnus albacares chromosome 19, fThuAlb1.1, whole genome shotgun sequence encodes these proteins:
- the si:ch211-215i13.3 gene encoding brain and acute leukemia cytoplasmic protein: protein MIFPMGCGGSRADAMIEPRYHESWTRETESTWLTNTDVETPLSVANSKALEASLREKRMVNTGTQCGKQALTAAGSNHQRRSRRSFSEQTTRDSKRRASKEANALSKDGLSVNINSSGDAEAGNTCDER from the exons ATGATTTTCCCGATGGGTTGTGGAGGGAGTCGGGCGGACGCGATGATCGAGCCGAGGTACCATGAGAGCTGGACCCGAGAGACGGAATCGACGTGGCTCACCAATACCGACGTAGAGACCCCTCTGTCTGTAGCAAACA GTAAAGCTCTGGAGGCCAGTCTTAGGGAGAAGAGGATGGTGAACACAGGCACCCAGTGTGGGAAGCAGGCCCTCACTGCCGCCGGCTCCAACCACCAGAGGAGATCCAGACGTTCCTTTAGTGAA CAAACCACGCGTGACTCCAAAAGGAGGGCATCGAAGGAGGCCAACGCTTTGTCTAAGGATGGGCTGTCCGTCAATATCAACAGCAGTGGAGATGCAGAAGCTGGGAACACGTGTGATGAAAGATGA